The sequence ACCGGTGTGGGGATCCACTTCACCGGTCACTTCCAGACGCACCATAAACGAATGCCCATGCAGACGGCCGCATTTATGGCCCTCCGGCACGTGCGGCAAGCGGTGTGCGGCTTCAAACTGAAAATCTTTAAACAGCGTGGTTGCCATTATTACGGCCTCATTGACTCAAAAACCGCCGCATAGTACCGGAAAGCGCGTCTGCTTGCCATTTATACCGTTATGGTCTAGCGCCGCGATAACCGCGCCCGGTTAACACTTTTTTTGTTTGGTGTTTGCGGCACCTATCGGCTGGGGTAATGAGCCGAAATGTTGAACGGTGAAAAAACGATGAAAAAAAGCGCTTTAATTTCATCTGGATAAAAAACTTTGTTTAACGGTTTAAGCGTTATCCCTTACCGGAAAAACAGCTTAGTCATTTTGGTTATGATTTATTGCTATCCCTTATTTAATCGTTGCTATTCTGCTCGGTAACCTTACAAACTCTCCTGATCTTTTCCGCACACCCGACGCAGCGAAGAGACAGCGACTGACACTGGCGCGCGCCTGGCAGGAAAGGCGCTAAGTATAGGAAATAAGTACAGCAATGACGACTCAGGCTCCTCCAACATCTTTGCTCCCGCTGACGCCCGAACAGCTGGCGCGCTTGCAGGCGACGATCGGCGACTATTCGCCGACGCAGCTGGCGTGGCTGTCCGGCTATTTTTGGGGCATGGTCAATCAACAGCCCGGAGCCGTGGCCATTGCGCCTGTCGCCCCTGCGGCTGCCGCCGGCATCACCATCATTTCCGCTTCGCAGACCGGCAATGCGCGCCGCCTGGCGGAGCAGCTGCGCGACGATCTGCTGGCCGCCAATCTGAGCGCCACGCTGATCAGCGCCGGCGACTACAAGTTCAAGCAGATAGCCCAAGAGCGCCTGCTGGTGATCGTCGCCTCCACGCAGGGGGAGGGCGAGCCGGCGGAAGAAGCGGTGGCGCTGCATAAATTCCTGTTCTCGAAGAAGGCGCCGAAGCTGAATGATACCGCTTTTGCGGTGTTCGGGCTGGGCGACACCTCTTATGAGAATTTCTGCCAGTCAGGTAAAGATTTCGACGGCAAGCTGGCCGAGCTGGGCGCCGAGCGCCTGGTGGAGCGCGTGGATGCCGACGTGGAGTACCAGGAACTGGCCGCCGCCTGGCGCAAACAGGTGGTGTCGGTGCTGAAGGCGCGCGCGCCGGCGGAAAGCGCCGCGCCGGGCGTGTTGGCCAGCGGCGCGGTCGATCTGCTCGACAGCAGCCCGTACAGCAAGGAACAACCACTTACCGCCCAGCTGGCGGTCAATCAGAAAATTACCGGCCGCGCGTCGGATAAAGACGTGCGCCATATCGAGATCGATCTGGGCGACTCCGGCCTGCGCTATCAGCCGGGCGATGCGCTCGGCGTATGGTTCGACAACGATCCGGCGCTGGTGGACGAACTGGTGCAGCTGTTGTGGCTGAAAGGCGACGAGCCGGTCGAGGTGGAAGGGCAAACCCTGCCGCTGGCGCAGGCGCTGCGCAGCCATTTCGAGCTGACGCAGAACACCACGCCGATCGTCGATAAATACGCCGCGCTGTCGCGCGACGAAACTCTCATCGGCCTGTTGGCGGATAAAGCTGCGCTGCAGCAGTACGCGCACAACACGCCGATCGTCGACATGGTGCGTCAGGCGCCGGCGGATCTGAGCGCCGAACAGCTGGTCGGCCTGCTGCGCCCGCTGACGCCGCGTCTGTACTCCATCGCCTCTTCGCAGGCGGAGAACGAAAGCGAAGTCCACATCACCGTGGGCGTGGTGCGTTACGACATCGACGGGCGCGCCCGCAGCGGCGGCGCCTCCGGCTTCCTGGCGGATCGCCTGGAGGAAGACGGCGACGTGCGGGTGTTTATCGAACACAACGACAACTTCCGCCTGCCGGCCAACCCGGAAACGCCGGTGATCATGATTGGCCCGGGCACCGGCATCGCGCCGTTCCGCGCCTTTATGCAGCAGCGCGACGCCGACGGCGCCGGCGGCAAAAACTGGCTGTTCTTCGGCAACCCGCACTTCACCGAAGATTTCCTGTATCAGGTCGAATGGCAGCGCTACGTGAAAGACGGCCTGCTGACCCGCATCGATCTGGCCTGGTCCCGCGACCAGCAACATAAAATATACGTACAAGACAAACTGCGCGAACAGGGCGCGGAAGTGTGGCGCTGGATTCAGGAAGGCGCGCACATTTACGTCTGCGGCGATGCCAATCGCATGGCGAAAGACGTGGAAAACACATTACTGGAACTGGTGGCCGAGCACGGTGGCATGGATACCGAGCAGGCGGATGAATTTTTAAGTGAGCTGCGCCTTGAGCGCCGTTATCAGCGAGATGTTTACTGATGAGTGATAAACACCCCGGGCCTTTGGTAGTCGAAGGCAAACTGGCCGATGCGGAGCGCATGAAGAAGGAGAGCAACTTCCTGCGCGGCACCATCGCCGAAGATTTGAACGACGGCCTGACCGGCGGCTTCAACGGCGACAACTTCCTGTTGATCCGTTTTCACGGCATGTATCAGCAGGATGACCGCGATATTCGCGCCGAACGCGCCGAG comes from Serratia sarumanii and encodes:
- the cysJ gene encoding NADPH-dependent assimilatory sulfite reductase flavoprotein subunit, encoding MTTQAPPTSLLPLTPEQLARLQATIGDYSPTQLAWLSGYFWGMVNQQPGAVAIAPVAPAAAAGITIISASQTGNARRLAEQLRDDLLAANLSATLISAGDYKFKQIAQERLLVIVASTQGEGEPAEEAVALHKFLFSKKAPKLNDTAFAVFGLGDTSYENFCQSGKDFDGKLAELGAERLVERVDADVEYQELAAAWRKQVVSVLKARAPAESAAPGVLASGAVDLLDSSPYSKEQPLTAQLAVNQKITGRASDKDVRHIEIDLGDSGLRYQPGDALGVWFDNDPALVDELVQLLWLKGDEPVEVEGQTLPLAQALRSHFELTQNTTPIVDKYAALSRDETLIGLLADKAALQQYAHNTPIVDMVRQAPADLSAEQLVGLLRPLTPRLYSIASSQAENESEVHITVGVVRYDIDGRARSGGASGFLADRLEEDGDVRVFIEHNDNFRLPANPETPVIMIGPGTGIAPFRAFMQQRDADGAGGKNWLFFGNPHFTEDFLYQVEWQRYVKDGLLTRIDLAWSRDQQHKIYVQDKLREQGAEVWRWIQEGAHIYVCGDANRMAKDVENTLLELVAEHGGMDTEQADEFLSELRLERRYQRDVY